From a region of the Myxococcus stipitatus genome:
- a CDS encoding J domain-containing protein has translation MTPSQAAEALYAAHKSRATGWLTLSAGGRQSRLTLRGGDLVGTRLGFGYQSPAQALLQSGLLGPEALDALWARGGAGAPDEELLESHGLAPDTVAEQQVLAHVRRLSELAEAAAFEPGSVEEEFRPIAGSRVVRAALERPVGGSGARVYRCVDVEACAPWLTDASERELLKSLETFREPEALTPAREALLRVLEREGCVESLTVDAWEARERTRREEEARLRAEEEARLRAEEEARLAEEARRAEEARLAEEARLALERWLAEEARIAEERRLAEEARIAEERRLAEEARLRAEEEARRAEEARLAEEARLAEEARLAEERRLAEEAQLRAEEEARLAEEARLAEERRLAEEARLAEEARLAEEARLRAEEEARLAEEARLAEEARLRAEEEARLAEEARLAEEARLRAEEEARLAEEARLAEEARLRAEEEARLAEEARLAEEARLAEEARLAEEARLAEERRLAEEARLRAEEEARLAEEARLAEEARLRAEEEARLRVEEEARLAEERRLAEEARLAEERRLAEEARLAEEARLRAEEEARLAEEARLAEEHRLAEEARLRAEEEARIEEERRLAEEARLAEEARLRAEEAARLAEEARLAEEARLRAEEARLAEEARLAEEARLAEERRLAEEARLAEERRLAEEARLAEERRRAEEARLAEERRLAEEARLAEEARLRAEEEARLAEEARLAEEARLAEEARLAEEARLRAEEEARLAEEARLAEEARLRAEEEARLAEERRLAEEARLRAEEEARLAEEARLRAEEEARLAEEARVAEERRLAEEARLRAEEEARLAEEARVAEETRLRAEEEARRAEEDRLAEEARLRAEEEARLAEEARLAEERRLAEEARLRAEEEARLAEEARLAEERRLAEEARLRAEEARLAEERRLAEEARLRAEEEARLAEEARLRAEEEARLAEEARLAEEARLAEEARLSEERRLAEEARLAEEARLAEEVRLAEERRLAEEARLAEEARLAEEVRLAEERRLAEEARLAEEARLAEERRLAEEARLAEEARLAEEVRLAEERRLAEERRLAEEARLAEEARLAEEHRLAEEARLAEEHRRAEEIRLEVERRRAEAVRRAKEARVAEQARQAEEARLAEEARQAEAARLAEEALQAPAPIGPVSDDAEALTLDVGDIIPEDDALPVSPGRATNVPPLASSSQSSGLSFHAESQDALRSARERAQAELAHDLEEARRRSRVQPLEPWLADEPPRTTPPVRTRDQVPVQIESWRAKDTELTPPSDAEAELPLLEAEPEPELWADAMPESEPLPTPPPLPPRAPSGPPMLTPVAAPPAASRGGPPVLTPVAAAPRAEPPRLESSDSLWTPKPAPVAAPPPLRLGPAAPRASDEDLWRIVSFDKDEAAENLTASFEAALQQVDAHLETLVRSDVNQANVGGDEPPVEAIVEATIEPTFGPFPGDNGEPTGDTEWAEPSGDLDDWDFDEDDVAADPSNPDEAAKLRRQRLLRRAMENMGVLGTRAAPASAPVGAVASSPGDAPAPAAPTEPPKPDEARHAQQIEQRYADVQARRDHFYVLGVSQDATREQVKAAFLGLAKVFHPDRLPPTLPHLSQKITSVFEAIREAYEVLYDDARRKAYIQSLQAQQVAPKAPAATASPGARPAPGRPESSADDLYKMGEVYFRKRDFQTASEHYERAHSLDPKATYLAARAWAIYMDPARKADMAKAKQMMLDAVRGDPNCDRAHYQLGVIARVEGDMDRAEKHFREAVRANSKHLEANQELRLIDMRKKNPPKKGGFFR, from the coding sequence ATGACCCCGTCGCAGGCCGCCGAAGCGCTGTATGCCGCCCACAAGTCCCGAGCCACCGGGTGGTTGACGTTGTCCGCCGGGGGGCGGCAATCGCGGCTGACGCTGCGTGGCGGCGACCTGGTGGGGACGCGGCTGGGGTTCGGCTACCAGAGTCCGGCGCAGGCCCTGCTGCAGAGCGGGTTGTTGGGGCCGGAGGCGCTGGACGCGCTGTGGGCGAGGGGTGGGGCGGGGGCTCCGGACGAGGAGCTGTTGGAGTCGCACGGGCTCGCGCCGGACACGGTGGCAGAGCAGCAGGTGTTGGCCCACGTGCGGCGGTTGAGCGAGCTGGCGGAAGCGGCCGCGTTCGAGCCGGGGAGCGTGGAGGAGGAGTTCCGTCCCATCGCGGGCTCGCGGGTGGTGCGCGCGGCGCTGGAGCGCCCGGTGGGGGGCTCGGGCGCGCGGGTGTATCGCTGCGTCGACGTGGAGGCGTGCGCGCCGTGGCTGACGGATGCGTCGGAGCGGGAGCTGCTGAAGTCGCTGGAGACGTTCCGGGAGCCCGAGGCGCTGACTCCGGCGCGAGAGGCCTTGCTGAGGGTTCTCGAGCGCGAGGGCTGCGTCGAGTCGCTGACGGTGGATGCGTGGGAGGCGCGGGAGCGGACCCGGCGGGAGGAGGAGGCTCGGCTTCGCGCGGAGGAAGAGGCTCGGCTTCGCGCGGAGGAAGAGGCTCGGCTGGCGGAGGAGGCGCGCCGCGCGGAAGAAGCGCGGTTGGCGGAGGAGGCGCGGCTCGCGCTGGAGCGCTGGCTCGCGGAAGAGGCGCGAATCGCGGAGGAGCGCCGGCTGGCGGAAGAGGCGCGAATCGCGGAGGAGCGTCGGCTCGCGGAAGAGGCTCGACTTCGCGCCGAGGAAGAGGCGCGTCGCGCAGAAGAGGCGCGACTGGCGGAGGAGGCGCGCCTCGCCGAGGAGGCGCGACTGGCGGAGGAGCGTCGGCTGGCGGAAGAGGCTCAACTTCGCGCCGAGGAAGAGGCGCGCCTCGCGGAAGAGGCTCGGCTGGCGGAGGAGCGTCGGCTCGCGGAAGAGGCCCGTCTCGCGGAAGAGGCCCGTCTGGCCGAGGAAGCTCGCCTCCGCGCTGAGGAAGAGGCCCGTCTCGCGGAAGAGGCCCGTCTGGCCGAGGAAGCTCGCCTCCGCGCTGAGGAGGAGGCTCGCCTCGCAGAAGAGGCGCGGTTGGCGGAAGAGGCCCGACTTCGTGCTGAGGAGGAGGCTCGCCTCGCAGAAGAGGCGCGGTTGGCGGAAGAGGCCCGACTTCGCGCGGAGGAGGAGGCTCGCCTCGCCGAAGAGGCTCGCCTAGCGGAAGAAGCTCGCCTCGCCGAGGAGGCTCGTCTCGCTGAGGAGGCCCGTCTCGCGGAAGAGCGTCGACTTGCGGAAGAAGCTCGCCTCCGCGCGGAGGAAGAGGCTCGTCTTGCGGAAGAGGCTCGCCTCGCGGAAGAGGCGCGGCTTCGTGCTGAAGAGGAGGCACGACTTCGTGTTGAGGAAGAAGCACGTCTGGCCGAGGAGCGCCGCCTAGCGGAAGAGGCGCGGCTGGCGGAAGAGCGTCGCCTTGCGGAGGAGGCTCGTCTCGCTGAGGAGGCGCGGCTTCGCGCCGAGGAGGAAGCTCGCCTCGCGGAGGAGGCACGTCTTGCTGAGGAGCATCGTCTCGCCGAAGAGGCGCGACTTCGCGCGGAAGAAGAAGCCCGCATCGAGGAAGAGCGTCGGTTGGCGGAGGAAGCCCGCCTTGCGGAAGAAGCTCGCCTCCGCGCGGAGGAAGCGGCCCGGCTCGCCGAAGAGGCGCGGCTGGCGGAAGAGGCACGGCTTCGCGCAGAAGAAGCTCGCCTCGCAGAGGAGGCCCGCCTAGCGGAGGAGGCGCGTCTCGCGGAAGAGCGCCGTCTCGCAGAGGAAGCCCGCCTCGCGGAAGAGCGCCGTCTCGCAGAGGAAGCCCGCCTCGCGGAAGAGCGCCGTCGCGCAGAGGAAGCCCGCCTCGCCGAAGAGCGCCGACTCGCAGAGGAGGCCCGCCTCGCGGAAGAGGCGCGTCTCCGTGCCGAAGAGGAGGCCCGTCTCGCGGAAGAGGCCCGCCTCGCGGAAGAGGCTCGCCTTGCGGAAGAGGCTCGGCTGGCGGAAGAGGCCCGACTTCGTGCTGAGGAGGAGGCCCGTCTCGCGGAAGAGGCTCGGCTGGCGGAGGAAGCTCGACTTCGTGCCGAGGAAGAGGCGCGTCTGGCCGAGGAGCGCCGCCTAGCGGAAGAGGCTCGGCTTCGTGCTGAAGAGGAGGCTCGCCTCGCGGAAGAGGCTCGACTCCGCGCCGAGGAAGAGGCTCGTCTTGCTGAGGAGGCCCGCGTCGCGGAAGAGCGTCGTCTCGCGGAAGAGGCCCGACTCCGTGCCGAGGAAGAGGCCCGTCTTGCGGAAGAGGCTCGAGTCGCGGAGGAGACTCGACTCCGCGCCGAGGAAGAGGCTCGTCGCGCAGAAGAGGACCGGTTGGCGGAGGAGGCACGGCTTCGCGCCGAGGAGGAAGCTCGCCTCGCGGAAGAGGCACGTCTTGCTGAGGAGCGTCGTCTCGCCGAGGAGGCACGGCTTCGCGCCGAGGAGGAAGCTCGCCTCGCGGAAGAGGCACGTCTTGCTGAGGAGCGTCGTCTCGCCGAGGAGGCACGGCTTCGCGCGGAGGAGGCTCGCCTTGCTGAGGAGCGTCGTCTTGCCGAGGAGGCACGGCTTCGCGCGGAGGAGGAGGCCAGACTCGCGGAGGAGGCTCGACTCCGTGCCGAGGAAGAGGCTCGTCTCGCCGAAGAGGCTCGCCTCGCGGAGGAGGCCCGCCTAGCGGAAGAGGCTCGCCTCTCTGAAGAGCGCCGCCTCGCAGAGGAAGCCCGCCTAGCGGAAGAGGCTCGTCTCGCGGAAGAGGTTCGCCTCGCTGAAGAGCGCCGCCTCGCGGAGGAAGCCCGCCTAGCGGAGGAGGCTCGTCTCGCGGAAGAGGTTCGCCTCGCTGAAGAGCGCCGCCTCGCGGAGGAAGCCCGCCTAGCGGAGGAGGCTCGTCTCGCGGAAGAGCGCCGCCTAGCGGAGGAGGCCCGCCTAGCGGAGGAGGCTCGTCTCGCGGAAGAGGTTCGCCTCGCTGAAGAGCGCCGTCTCGCGGAAGAGCGCCGTCTGGCGGAGGAGGCTCGCCTCGCGGAGGAGGCCCGTCTCGCCGAAGAGCATCGTCTCGCGGAGGAAGCCCGCCTCGCCGAGGAGCACCGTCGCGCGGAGGAGATTCGCCTCGAGGTCGAGCGTCGCCGCGCGGAGGCGGTGCGTCGAGCAAAGGAGGCCCGCGTCGCGGAGCAGGCCCGTCAGGCGGAGGAGGCGCGGTTGGCGGAGGAGGCGCGTCAGGCCGAGGCCGCCCGCCTCGCGGAGGAGGCCCTTCAGGCTCCAGCGCCCATCGGCCCTGTCAGCGACGACGCCGAGGCCCTCACGCTCGACGTGGGCGACATCATCCCCGAGGACGATGCGCTCCCCGTCTCCCCTGGCCGCGCCACGAATGTCCCGCCGCTCGCGTCCTCCTCGCAGTCGAGCGGGCTCTCCTTCCACGCCGAGAGCCAGGATGCGCTGCGCTCCGCGCGCGAGCGCGCCCAGGCGGAACTCGCCCACGACCTGGAGGAAGCTCGTCGTCGTTCGCGAGTGCAGCCGCTGGAGCCCTGGCTCGCCGACGAGCCGCCGCGCACCACGCCCCCTGTCCGGACCCGGGACCAGGTCCCGGTGCAGATCGAATCCTGGCGGGCGAAGGACACCGAACTCACGCCTCCCTCCGACGCGGAGGCGGAGCTCCCCCTGCTGGAGGCGGAGCCCGAGCCCGAACTCTGGGCCGACGCGATGCCCGAGTCGGAGCCGCTGCCGACGCCTCCCCCCCTTCCTCCGCGCGCCCCCTCGGGGCCGCCGATGCTCACGCCCGTGGCCGCCCCGCCCGCCGCCAGCCGGGGAGGGCCGCCGGTGCTCACGCCCGTGGCCGCCGCGCCGCGCGCGGAGCCGCCTCGCCTGGAGTCCTCCGACAGCCTCTGGACCCCCAAGCCCGCGCCCGTCGCCGCGCCGCCGCCGCTGCGGCTGGGGCCCGCCGCTCCCCGGGCCAGCGACGAAGACCTGTGGCGCATCGTCTCCTTCGACAAGGACGAGGCCGCCGAGAACCTGACCGCCTCCTTCGAGGCGGCGCTCCAGCAGGTGGACGCCCACCTGGAAACGCTCGTCCGCTCGGATGTCAATCAGGCGAACGTCGGCGGCGACGAGCCGCCCGTCGAGGCCATCGTCGAGGCGACGATCGAACCGACCTTCGGGCCCTTCCCCGGTGACAACGGGGAGCCAACTGGAGACACTGAGTGGGCCGAGCCGTCCGGAGACCTGGACGACTGGGACTTCGACGAGGACGACGTGGCGGCAGATCCCTCCAATCCCGACGAGGCAGCCAAGCTCCGGCGACAGCGCCTGCTGCGCCGTGCGATGGAGAACATGGGCGTGTTGGGCACCCGCGCCGCTCCGGCCTCGGCCCCGGTGGGCGCCGTGGCGTCCTCCCCCGGCGATGCTCCCGCGCCCGCCGCCCCCACGGAGCCCCCCAAGCCGGACGAGGCGCGCCACGCCCAGCAGATCGAACAGCGCTACGCCGACGTCCAGGCCCGCCGCGACCACTTCTACGTGCTGGGCGTGTCCCAGGACGCCACGCGCGAGCAGGTCAAGGCGGCCTTCCTCGGCCTCGCCAAGGTGTTCCACCCGGATCGCCTCCCGCCCACGCTGCCGCACCTGTCGCAGAAGATCACCTCCGTCTTCGAGGCCATCCGCGAGGCGTACGAGGTCCTCTACGACGACGCCCGGCGCAAGGCGTACATCCAGTCCCTCCAGGCCCAGCAGGTCGCGCCCAAGGCCCCCGCGGCCACCGCCTCGCCCGGGGCGCGCCCGGCCCCCGGTCGCCCGGAGAGCAGCGCGGACGACCTGTACAAGATGGGCGAGGTCTATTTCCGCAAGCGCGACTTCCAGACCGCCTCGGAGCACTACGAGCGCGCCCACTCCCTGGACCCCAAGGCCACCTATCTGGCCGCCCGCGCCTGGGCCATCTACATGGATCCGGCCCGCAAGGCGGACATGGCCAAGGCCAAGCAGATGATGCTCGACGCAGTGCGGGGGGACCCCAACTGCGACCGGGCGCACTACCAGCTGGGCGTCATCGCCCGTGTCGAGGGGGACATGGACCGGGCGGAGAAGCACTTCCGGGAGGCGGTGCGCGCCAACTCCAAGCACCTGGAGGCGAACCAGGAGCTGCGGCTGATCGACATGCGGAAGAAGAACCCACCCAAGAAGGGGGGCTTCTTCCGCTGA
- a CDS encoding response regulator, which yields MAKQHLLLVDGDAKSLRVMEVSLKKAGFSVTTAIHGKDAIEKVQISPPDLVLADTKMPEMDGFELCKALKSDERFKFIPFVFLTSQKSVEFKVRGLELGGDDYLTKPIYIKEIVTRVKMILQKAEKERIEKRETTKGGFGGSLADMGVVDLVQTFEIGRKTGVISIQGERTGTVYFKEGRVIDAELGRLKGENAFYRLLNTFEGQFDVQFTSLDRPERIEISTQGLLMEGMRRLDEWGRMLEQLPPLETVFEIDYHQLADRLSEIPDEVNGLLRLFDGKRALSRVVEDSDFEDLAALGIISKLYFEGLIRELGNAPLEPVQSSKPGIEQWLNAAPPPSAPAEPAPVAPPPAAALEPPPAAAVVETPAAAVEAPVAARAMPPSVLAPPAGVEEEPVQAPPESVEPRSGPVAPAAVVVFPARPKRFLGGASGDVDTEAPTLPPAVAEGSSFLVEPPPAHRVVEHARRSLLLDWSRVDTEGISAPTTWGPASGWAPGPRAFTSSGAPSAVASATSAPAPEPSAPPRAPIFGGAAVGPNPFPPVPPPTPAPPSSEVTLVSGEEGAGVDIDPVAEVEEVPVPAPQQLALPPYPGHGAPERPAPTVSEEPPTPTALPPTPIAPAPSVAAPVVAPTPVSAAPITRPVEPPAPVASRPVEPPAPVASRPSSSEDVAVAPPKRTGLYVGVGLALIAVVAAVVVMGQGDKPPAPPEKAAVQTSNVAAPGKDEHPTARDSSPAPVKAEDAGTAVAQTPVPTTGADSGTSVVGTPAPATGADSGTAVVETPAPQGADSGTAVGQAPVSPTAADAGTAVVEAPPQVNPEERFAQVMKLARGATVSSRYKAAATNFREALKLKPGSLEAKAGLGIALVNGFESEGAFREATKLLGEVVEEDEKNARAWLSLGMALQSIGRNSQAVTAYKKYLLLEPTGASAKEVRSILDTIGK from the coding sequence GTGGCCAAGCAGCACCTGCTCCTGGTGGATGGAGACGCGAAGAGCCTCCGCGTCATGGAGGTCAGCCTGAAGAAGGCTGGCTTCTCCGTGACGACGGCCATTCACGGCAAGGATGCGATCGAGAAGGTGCAGATCAGCCCTCCGGACCTGGTGCTCGCGGACACCAAGATGCCGGAGATGGACGGCTTCGAGCTGTGCAAGGCGCTCAAGTCGGATGAACGCTTCAAGTTCATCCCGTTCGTCTTCCTCACGAGCCAGAAGTCCGTCGAGTTCAAGGTGCGCGGCCTGGAGCTCGGTGGCGACGACTACCTGACGAAGCCGATCTACATCAAAGAGATCGTCACCCGCGTGAAGATGATCCTCCAGAAGGCGGAGAAGGAGAGGATCGAGAAGCGGGAGACGACCAAGGGCGGCTTCGGCGGCAGCCTCGCGGACATGGGCGTGGTGGACCTGGTCCAGACGTTCGAGATCGGCCGCAAGACGGGCGTCATCTCCATCCAGGGCGAGCGCACCGGCACCGTCTACTTCAAGGAGGGCCGCGTCATCGACGCGGAGCTGGGCCGGCTCAAGGGCGAGAACGCCTTCTACCGCCTGCTGAACACCTTCGAGGGGCAGTTCGACGTCCAGTTCACCTCGCTGGACCGCCCCGAGCGAATCGAAATCTCCACGCAGGGCCTGCTGATGGAGGGCATGCGCCGGCTCGACGAGTGGGGCCGCATGCTCGAGCAGCTGCCTCCGCTGGAGACGGTGTTCGAGATCGACTACCACCAGCTCGCCGACCGCCTCTCCGAGATTCCGGACGAGGTGAACGGCCTGTTGCGCCTGTTCGACGGCAAGCGCGCGCTCAGCCGCGTGGTGGAGGACTCGGACTTCGAGGACCTGGCCGCGCTGGGCATCATCAGCAAGCTGTACTTCGAGGGCCTCATCCGCGAGCTGGGCAATGCCCCGCTGGAGCCGGTGCAGAGCAGCAAGCCGGGCATCGAGCAGTGGCTCAACGCCGCGCCGCCGCCGAGCGCTCCCGCGGAGCCCGCGCCCGTCGCGCCGCCGCCCGCCGCCGCGCTGGAGCCGCCGCCGGCCGCCGCCGTGGTCGAGACTCCCGCCGCCGCGGTCGAGGCGCCCGTCGCCGCGCGCGCCATGCCCCCCAGCGTGCTGGCGCCGCCCGCGGGCGTGGAGGAGGAGCCGGTCCAGGCGCCTCCCGAATCCGTGGAGCCGCGTTCGGGCCCCGTGGCCCCCGCCGCCGTGGTCGTCTTCCCGGCCCGCCCCAAGCGCTTCCTCGGCGGGGCCAGCGGGGACGTGGACACGGAGGCCCCCACGCTGCCGCCCGCCGTGGCGGAAGGGTCGTCCTTCCTCGTCGAGCCGCCCCCGGCCCACCGCGTGGTGGAGCACGCCCGGCGCAGCCTGCTGCTCGACTGGAGCCGGGTGGACACCGAGGGCATCAGCGCGCCCACGACCTGGGGGCCCGCGTCCGGCTGGGCTCCCGGGCCTCGCGCCTTCACGTCGTCCGGCGCGCCGTCCGCGGTGGCTTCCGCCACCAGCGCGCCTGCGCCCGAGCCCTCCGCTCCTCCCCGCGCGCCCATCTTCGGCGGCGCCGCCGTGGGGCCCAATCCGTTCCCCCCCGTGCCGCCCCCGACTCCGGCGCCGCCCTCGTCCGAGGTGACGCTGGTGAGCGGCGAGGAGGGCGCGGGCGTGGACATCGATCCGGTGGCGGAGGTCGAGGAGGTCCCCGTCCCCGCGCCGCAGCAGCTCGCGCTGCCGCCCTATCCGGGGCACGGCGCCCCCGAGCGGCCCGCCCCGACCGTCAGCGAGGAGCCGCCGACGCCGACGGCCCTCCCTCCCACCCCCATCGCTCCGGCGCCCAGCGTCGCCGCGCCCGTCGTGGCTCCCACGCCCGTGAGCGCCGCGCCCATCACCCGGCCCGTCGAGCCTCCCGCGCCCGTCGCGTCCCGGCCCGTCGAGCCTCCCGCGCCCGTCGCGTCCCGGCCCTCTTCCTCGGAGGACGTGGCCGTCGCGCCGCCCAAGCGGACGGGGCTCTATGTGGGCGTGGGGCTCGCGCTCATCGCCGTGGTCGCCGCGGTCGTGGTCATGGGCCAGGGCGACAAGCCACCGGCGCCTCCGGAGAAGGCGGCGGTCCAGACGTCGAACGTCGCGGCGCCCGGGAAGGATGAGCACCCCACGGCTCGGGATTCGTCGCCAGCCCCCGTGAAGGCGGAGGACGCCGGGACGGCGGTGGCCCAGACGCCCGTGCCCACGACGGGCGCGGACTCCGGTACGTCGGTCGTCGGGACGCCGGCGCCCGCGACGGGAGCGGACTCGGGGACGGCGGTCGTCGAGACGCCCGCGCCCCAGGGCGCGGACTCGGGGACGGCGGTGGGCCAGGCGCCCGTGAGCCCGACGGCGGCGGACGCCGGCACGGCGGTCGTCGAGGCGCCGCCCCAGGTCAATCCGGAGGAGCGCTTCGCGCAGGTCATGAAGCTGGCGCGCGGCGCCACGGTGTCCAGCCGCTACAAGGCGGCCGCCACCAACTTCCGCGAGGCGCTCAAGCTCAAGCCGGGCTCGCTCGAGGCGAAGGCCGGCCTGGGCATCGCGCTGGTCAACGGCTTCGAGTCGGAGGGCGCGTTCCGGGAGGCCACCAAGCTGTTGGGCGAGGTGGTCGAGGAGGACGAGAAGAACGCCCGCGCCTGGCTGTCGCTGGGCATGGCCCTCCAGTCCATCGGGCGGAATTCCCAGGCGGTGACGGCCTACAAGAAGTATCTGTTGCTGGAACCCACGGGGGCTTCCGCCAAGGAGGTCCGCTCGATTCTGGATACCATCGGAAAGTGA